In the Kitasatospora terrestris genome, one interval contains:
- a CDS encoding helix-turn-helix transcriptional regulator, with translation MAATHGFAWPSVLGRALAAGGAEPVLVLVEGAAGLGKSHLLDALSTLPQAAEANRVRRRCGSGGTRPREDRWEGPVLLLVDDAHRADEDEREWLRGLLEHPGRGLAAVVAYRPEELAVPGLPLGAPPVQYPPELVVLRHRITPWGPDRVREAAREALGERCTDEAAERLHERSAGVPRVVVDLLAALRDRTDGGRPGAEHQGGDRSGNGTTGEACTAEDVDAAGVPVRLAELALGRTDALPPAHRPIVWAAAVLDGPAARDELVAVAGLDAATGRDALLAALAGASLRECSEAAYGLPVPLAAAALGEAVPGPLRQELHGRAAAALVRRQPVPWEAVARHRRAAGQVGGWLRAVERAALADADAGRHQRAIGLLERTLASSAVPPQVRARLAPLLARSAVVALRSDQTVEVLSQIVRDATLPAAVRGELRLDLGLMLCNQIGRYGAGCAELETAVAELREIRPDLAGRAMAGLAFPYLSGSPIDLNRWWLHQAVAAAEAGGDEALSAAVLANRTTFAMSCGDREAWELVEALPTDSPDPVCRQHAARGLCNAADAAVWLGFYERAEHLLADGLDLSTTSGAPYSEHTALGTRLLLEWWTGRWEGLAQRCERFVSATADMPFIASDARVVRGLLAFAQGDWGSALGWLSDRGAAGPGDLPAPLAATVSGALVRLALARQDPAAAEPARRAWAEVSAKGVWPWAAELAPWAVEAVARAGDLPAAEAMVRDLDRGIEGREAPVARAALLWSRAALAEARRQPQEGVGLYREAAAAYAALPRPYARTLTAEGAARCLLAARPGAADPEHPANDPGTARAIAELQSCEQQFTDLGATWDAARARALLRTEQPARKGRPPGRPSHADGLSPRESEVVELAVGGLTNREIATTLHLSPRTVEQHIASAMRKTGTLSRHDLARFTS, from the coding sequence GTGGCCGCGACACACGGTTTCGCCTGGCCGTCCGTGCTGGGGCGCGCCCTGGCCGCCGGCGGCGCCGAGCCGGTGCTGGTGCTGGTGGAGGGGGCCGCGGGCCTCGGCAAGAGCCACCTGCTCGACGCGCTGAGCACCCTGCCGCAGGCCGCCGAGGCGAACCGGGTGCGCCGGCGCTGCGGGTCCGGCGGGACGCGGCCGCGGGAGGACCGGTGGGAAGGGCCGGTCCTGCTGCTGGTGGACGACGCGCACCGGGCGGACGAGGACGAGCGGGAGTGGCTGCGCGGCCTCCTGGAACACCCCGGGCGCGGCCTGGCGGCGGTGGTCGCCTACCGGCCCGAGGAGCTGGCCGTGCCCGGTCTGCCGCTGGGCGCCCCGCCGGTGCAGTACCCGCCCGAGCTGGTGGTGCTGCGGCACCGGATCACGCCGTGGGGCCCGGACCGCGTCCGGGAGGCCGCCCGGGAGGCGCTGGGGGAGCGGTGCACGGACGAGGCCGCCGAGCGGCTGCACGAGCGCTCCGCCGGGGTGCCCCGGGTGGTGGTCGACCTGCTCGCCGCGCTGCGCGACCGGACGGACGGCGGACGGCCCGGCGCCGAGCACCAGGGCGGCGACCGGTCGGGGAACGGCACCACGGGGGAGGCGTGCACGGCCGAGGACGTGGACGCGGCCGGGGTGCCCGTCCGGCTGGCGGAGCTGGCACTCGGCCGCACCGACGCGCTGCCCCCAGCCCACCGGCCGATCGTCTGGGCGGCCGCCGTGCTGGACGGCCCGGCCGCCCGCGACGAGCTGGTCGCCGTGGCCGGCCTCGACGCGGCGACCGGCCGGGACGCCCTGCTCGCCGCCCTGGCCGGTGCGTCCCTGAGGGAGTGCTCGGAGGCCGCGTACGGGCTGCCCGTCCCGCTCGCCGCCGCCGCGCTCGGCGAGGCCGTGCCCGGACCGCTGCGCCAGGAGCTGCACGGCCGGGCGGCGGCCGCCCTGGTGCGCCGCCAGCCGGTCCCGTGGGAGGCGGTGGCCCGCCACCGCCGGGCGGCCGGCCAGGTCGGCGGCTGGCTGCGGGCGGTGGAACGGGCGGCCCTGGCCGACGCGGACGCGGGCCGGCACCAGCGGGCGATCGGGCTGCTGGAGCGCACCCTCGCCTCGTCCGCCGTCCCGCCGCAGGTCCGGGCCCGGCTGGCGCCGCTGCTGGCCCGCAGCGCGGTGGTCGCGCTGCGCTCGGACCAGACCGTGGAGGTGCTGAGCCAGATCGTCCGGGACGCCACCCTGCCCGCCGCCGTCCGCGGCGAGCTGCGGCTCGACCTCGGCCTGATGCTGTGCAACCAGATCGGCCGGTACGGCGCCGGCTGCGCGGAGCTGGAGACCGCGGTGGCCGAGCTGCGCGAGATCCGGCCCGACCTGGCGGGGCGGGCGATGGCGGGGCTGGCCTTCCCGTACCTGTCCGGCAGCCCGATCGACCTCAACCGGTGGTGGCTGCACCAGGCCGTCGCCGCCGCGGAGGCCGGCGGCGACGAGGCGCTGAGCGCGGCGGTCCTCGCCAACCGGACCACCTTCGCGATGAGCTGCGGCGACCGGGAGGCCTGGGAGCTGGTGGAGGCCCTGCCCACCGACAGCCCCGACCCGGTCTGCCGCCAGCACGCCGCCCGCGGCCTGTGCAACGCCGCCGACGCCGCGGTCTGGCTCGGCTTCTACGAGCGTGCCGAGCACCTGCTCGCCGACGGCCTCGACCTCTCCACCACCAGCGGCGCCCCGTACAGCGAGCACACCGCCCTCGGGACCAGGCTGCTGCTGGAGTGGTGGACGGGTCGCTGGGAGGGGCTGGCCCAGCGGTGCGAGCGGTTCGTCTCGGCCACCGCCGACATGCCGTTCATCGCCTCCGACGCCCGGGTGGTGCGCGGCCTGCTCGCCTTCGCGCAGGGCGACTGGGGTTCGGCGCTCGGCTGGCTGTCCGACCGGGGCGCGGCCGGGCCCGGCGACCTGCCGGCGCCGCTGGCCGCGACCGTGTCCGGCGCGCTGGTCCGGCTCGCCCTGGCCCGCCAGGACCCGGCCGCCGCCGAGCCGGCCCGCCGGGCGTGGGCGGAGGTCTCCGCCAAGGGCGTCTGGCCGTGGGCCGCCGAGCTGGCCCCCTGGGCGGTGGAGGCAGTCGCCCGCGCGGGCGACCTGCCGGCGGCCGAGGCCATGGTGCGGGACCTCGACCGGGGCATCGAGGGCCGGGAGGCACCCGTGGCCCGCGCCGCGCTGCTGTGGAGCCGGGCCGCGCTCGCCGAGGCGCGCCGGCAGCCGCAGGAGGGCGTCGGCCTGTACCGGGAGGCCGCGGCGGCCTACGCCGCGCTGCCCCGGCCCTACGCCCGGACGCTCACCGCGGAGGGCGCGGCCCGCTGCCTGCTGGCCGCGCGGCCCGGGGCGGCCGACCCGGAGCACCCGGCGAACGACCCCGGCACGGCCCGGGCCATCGCCGAACTCCAGTCCTGCGAGCAGCAGTTCACCGACCTCGGGGCGACCTGGGACGCCGCCCGGGCCCGCGCGCTGCTGCGCACCGAGCAGCCGGCCAGGAAGGGCCGCCCGCCCGGCCGCCCCTCGCACGCGGACGGGCTCTCGCCGAGGGAGAGCGAGGTGGTGGAACTCGCGGTGGGCGGGCTGACCAACCGGGAGATCGCCACCACCCTGCACCTGTCCCCGCGCACGGTCGAGCAGCACATCGCCAGCGCCATGCGCAAGACCGGCACCCTCTCGCGGCACGACCTCGCGCGGTTCACCTCGTGA
- a CDS encoding M4 family metallopeptidase: MTRKTALAAAVAAALTLGTATVAVTQSTALASSARPTPGFQALSADARAQALGAADREASATARALGLGGDEQLVVKDVLVDADGSRHVRYDRTYRGLPVIGGDLVVHRAADGRITGTDLAHRGAVTLSTVTPRLTAADASAHAVRSAKHVKDAKADAAEGRLVVYAVGKVPVLAYRSTVSGAGEDGAASREAVILDATGGAVLDQYELHQDVSGTGNGVHDGQVSLETTQSGSNYQLVDGLHGNTAIYDSNNSPQSNPGQNARLFSKSSSNSWGNGSTGNRESAAVDAAFGLAKTWDYYKSTFNRSGIRNDGRGAPAYVHVDNNLLNAFYDDNCFCMSFGDGSSQNNYTPVTSLDVAGHEMTHGVTAATAGLNYSGESGGLNEATSDILGTMVEFYSANANDPGDYYIGEKLNMSSGYFRRMDNPAVDGKSLGCWNSNAGSVDVHYSSGIGNHFFYLLSEGTGTKTIGGRSHNGTTCNNDTFAGIGKDKAAAVWYRALSAYMTSTTNYSGARTAVLKAAADLYGTNSQERYLASKAWAAVSVGTALPDPGNGTPTPTPSPTSSPTPGGNSLVNGGFEQGTTGWTQSAEDITNSTQQPAHGGSWYAWMMGYGSAATESLSQSGIAVPTAGTPKLTFWLKVTTQETGTTVYDTLKVNVNGTTLATYSNANAGTSYVQRTVDLSAYKGQTVKLEFAGQEDAYASTIFLVDDVAIG, translated from the coding sequence ATGACCCGCAAGACCGCCCTCGCGGCCGCCGTCGCGGCCGCCCTCACCCTGGGCACCGCGACCGTCGCCGTCACCCAGTCCACCGCGCTCGCCAGCTCGGCCCGCCCCACCCCCGGCTTCCAGGCGCTCTCGGCGGACGCCCGGGCGCAGGCCCTCGGCGCGGCCGACCGGGAGGCGTCGGCGACCGCCCGCGCGCTCGGCCTCGGCGGCGACGAGCAGCTGGTGGTGAAGGACGTCCTGGTGGACGCCGACGGCTCCCGCCACGTCCGCTACGACCGCACCTACCGGGGCCTGCCCGTCATCGGCGGCGACCTGGTGGTGCACCGCGCCGCGGACGGCCGGATCACCGGCACCGACCTCGCCCACCGGGGTGCGGTCACGCTCTCCACCGTGACCCCGCGGCTCACCGCCGCGGACGCGTCCGCGCACGCCGTCCGCAGCGCCAAGCACGTGAAGGACGCCAAGGCGGACGCCGCCGAGGGCCGGCTGGTGGTGTACGCGGTCGGCAAGGTGCCGGTCCTCGCGTACCGCTCCACGGTCTCCGGCGCGGGCGAGGACGGCGCCGCCTCCCGCGAGGCGGTGATCCTGGACGCCACCGGCGGCGCGGTGCTCGACCAGTACGAGCTCCACCAGGACGTCTCCGGCACCGGCAACGGCGTCCACGACGGCCAGGTGTCGCTGGAGACCACCCAGTCCGGCAGCAACTACCAGCTGGTGGACGGCCTGCACGGCAACACCGCGATCTACGACTCCAACAACAGCCCCCAGTCCAACCCCGGCCAGAACGCCCGGCTGTTCAGCAAGTCGAGCAGCAACAGCTGGGGCAACGGCTCCACCGGCAACCGGGAGAGCGCCGCCGTCGACGCGGCGTTCGGCCTCGCCAAGACCTGGGACTACTACAAGAGCACCTTCAACCGCAGCGGCATCCGCAACGACGGCCGCGGCGCACCCGCGTACGTGCACGTCGACAACAACCTGCTGAACGCCTTCTACGACGACAACTGCTTCTGCATGTCGTTCGGCGACGGCAGCTCGCAGAACAACTACACCCCCGTCACCTCGCTCGACGTCGCCGGCCACGAGATGACCCACGGCGTCACCGCCGCCACCGCCGGCCTCAACTACTCCGGCGAGTCCGGCGGCCTCAACGAGGCCACCTCGGACATCCTCGGCACCATGGTCGAGTTCTACTCCGCCAACGCCAACGACCCCGGCGACTACTACATCGGCGAGAAGCTCAACATGTCCAGCGGCTACTTCCGCCGGATGGACAACCCCGCCGTCGACGGGAAGAGCCTCGGCTGCTGGAACTCCAACGCCGGCTCGGTGGACGTGCACTACTCCTCCGGCATCGGCAACCACTTCTTCTACCTGCTCTCCGAAGGCACCGGCACCAAGACCATCGGCGGCCGCTCGCACAACGGCACCACCTGCAACAACGACACCTTCGCCGGCATCGGCAAGGACAAGGCCGCCGCCGTCTGGTACCGCGCGCTGAGCGCCTACATGACCTCCACCACCAACTACTCCGGCGCCCGCACCGCCGTCCTCAAGGCCGCCGCCGACCTGTACGGCACCAACTCCCAGGAGCGGTACCTCGCCTCCAAGGCGTGGGCCGCCGTCAGCGTCGGCACCGCCCTGCCCGACCCGGGCAACGGCACCCCCACCCCCACCCCGAGCCCCACCTCCAGCCCGACCCCGGGCGGCAACTCCCTGGTCAACGGCGGCTTCGAGCAGGGCACCACCGGCTGGACCCAGAGCGCCGAGGACATCACCAACTCCACCCAGCAGCCCGCCCACGGCGGCTCCTGGTACGCCTGGATGATGGGCTACGGCAGCGCCGCCACCGAGTCGCTCTCCCAGAGCGGCATCGCCGTCCCCACCGCCGGCACCCCCAAGCTCACCTTCTGGCTGAAGGTCACCACCCAGGAGACCGGCACCACCGTCTACGACACCCTCAAGGTCAACGTCAACGGCACCACCCTCGCCACGTACTCCAACGCCAACGCCGGCACCTCGTACGTGCAGAGGACCGTCGACCTGAGCGCCTACAAGGGCCAGACAGTGAAGCTCGAGTTCGCCGGCCAGGAGGACGCCTACGCCTCCACGATCTTCCTGGTCGACGACGTCGCCATCGGCTGA
- a CDS encoding MarR family winged helix-turn-helix transcriptional regulator, whose translation MAQQHRSGAAAPPDSADRRNQPDRPDRTPSGDPLSGALRDVLTLTHLARAALAERLGMPLTNVEAVEHVIIARSAGDPIGPVELSRRLGVTSAAATQSVNRLVGEGHLSREAHPSDRRRQVLDVTDGGFQHVMGELAPLLDLIHHAADGLTPAERAAAQRYLEQVSRACRDYLAD comes from the coding sequence ATGGCGCAACAACACCGCTCCGGAGCCGCCGCCCCACCGGATTCCGCGGACCGGCGGAACCAGCCCGACCGCCCGGACCGGACGCCCTCCGGCGACCCGCTCTCGGGTGCCCTGCGCGACGTCCTCACCCTCACCCACCTGGCCCGCGCCGCACTCGCCGAGCGCCTCGGCATGCCGCTCACCAACGTCGAGGCCGTCGAGCACGTCATCATCGCCAGGAGCGCCGGCGACCCCATCGGCCCCGTCGAACTCTCCCGACGCCTCGGCGTCACCAGCGCCGCCGCCACCCAGTCCGTCAACCGCCTCGTCGGCGAGGGCCACCTCTCCCGCGAGGCCCACCCCAGCGACCGCCGCCGCCAGGTCCTCGACGTCACCGACGGCGGGTTCCAGCACGTGATGGGCGAACTCGCCCCGCTCCTCGACCTGATCCACCACGCCGCGGACGGCCTCACCCCGGCCGAACGCGCCGCCGCCCAGCGCTACCTCGAACAGGTCTCCCGCGCCTGCCGCGACTACCTCGCCGACTGA
- a CDS encoding class I SAM-dependent methyltransferase codes for MDVENPKEVVRRGYDALSERYERAFGSGTKYGPWIEELLGRLPESAAVLDIGCGTGIPVARDLVAAGHRVTGVDISEVQIRRARELVPGAEFIRADVTALELPRAGFDAVVSLYALIHVPVEEQPALLERIARWLRPGGWFLSTTGHRAWTGTDENWLGGGAAMWWSHADGATSRSWLVRAGFDVVHEEFVPEGDTGGHALFWARRPGGAPDPAPEVEL; via the coding sequence GTGGACGTCGAGAATCCGAAGGAAGTCGTGCGGCGCGGATATGACGCGCTGTCGGAGCGGTACGAGCGGGCGTTCGGCAGCGGGACGAAGTACGGCCCGTGGATCGAGGAGCTGCTGGGCCGGCTCCCCGAGTCGGCCGCCGTCCTGGACATCGGCTGCGGCACCGGGATCCCCGTCGCCCGGGACCTGGTCGCGGCGGGCCACCGCGTGACGGGCGTCGACATCAGCGAGGTCCAGATCCGCCGGGCCCGGGAGCTCGTGCCGGGTGCCGAGTTCATCCGGGCCGACGTCACGGCCCTGGAGCTGCCCCGGGCCGGCTTCGACGCCGTGGTCTCGCTGTACGCCCTGATCCACGTCCCGGTGGAGGAGCAGCCGGCCCTGCTGGAGCGGATCGCCCGCTGGCTCCGGCCCGGCGGCTGGTTCCTGAGCACCACCGGGCACCGGGCCTGGACCGGCACGGACGAGAACTGGCTGGGCGGCGGGGCCGCGATGTGGTGGAGCCACGCCGACGGCGCGACGAGCCGCTCCTGGCTGGTGCGGGCGGGCTTCGACGTGGTCCACGAGGAGTTCGTCCCCGAGGGCGACACCGGCGGCCACGCCCTCTTCTGGGCGCGGCGCCCCGGGGGTGCTCCGGACCCGGCCCCTGAAGTCGAACTCTAG
- a CDS encoding GNAT family N-acetyltransferase, producing MTDNGSDAWPTAPIRTERLVLRESEARDRAAFVELFSSPEVGTYTGGSRSRADVEIAMPTLPGRRFGVFVVELDGEMVGVITLDRRGVERVGHIRPEGGETELGYLFLPRVWGRGYAVEAGAAALDWLAGVRPGEPVVLSTQVAHAASLRVAEKLGFTEVERFVDFGAEQWLGVRYPAA from the coding sequence ATGACTGACAACGGATCTGACGCCTGGCCGACCGCTCCGATCCGGACCGAACGGCTCGTGCTCCGCGAGTCCGAGGCCCGTGACCGCGCGGCGTTCGTCGAGCTGTTCTCCTCGCCGGAGGTGGGCACGTACACCGGCGGCTCCCGGTCGCGCGCGGACGTGGAGATCGCCATGCCGACGCTGCCCGGGCGGCGCTTCGGCGTATTCGTGGTCGAGCTCGACGGGGAGATGGTCGGCGTGATCACGCTCGACCGGCGCGGTGTGGAGCGGGTCGGGCACATCCGGCCGGAGGGCGGGGAGACCGAACTCGGCTACCTGTTCCTGCCCCGGGTCTGGGGACGGGGCTACGCCGTCGAGGCGGGCGCGGCGGCACTGGACTGGCTCGCCGGCGTGCGTCCGGGCGAGCCGGTGGTGCTCTCCACGCAGGTCGCGCACGCGGCCTCGCTGCGCGTCGCCGAGAAGCTGGGGTTCACCGAGGTCGAGCGCTTCGTGGACTTCGGCGCCGAGCAGTGGCTCGGCGTCCGGTACCCGGCCGCCTGA
- a CDS encoding ATP-binding protein — MLYGRDGESGLLRGLLAEAAGGTSAALVLYGEAGIGKTALLDELAAGAGRARVLRTVGIEAETELPFAALHQLLRPALDRLGVLPGPQADALRSAFGLAAAGGQDRFLTGLAVLTLLSEHAGEDPVLCLVDDAQWLDRPSLDALAFAARRLDAEGVVMVFAMREPQPLGLPELRLDALDPAAVTALLDGRDAAGLPPHVRERIAAEAAGNPLALIELPRSLSAEQRTGLLGPLPAAPGDPSPSNRVRAAFGARIDRLPAPTRAALLVAAADDTGDLATVLRAAGATPEALEAAETADLIRLDGTTLVFRHPLVRAAAYRSATLARRIAAHRALADTLDGAEHADRRAWHRAAAATAPDETVARELDLAAERATGRQGTASASAAHERASQLSPDPADRRRRLVAAAQAAADAGQFQRVAALLERTEDAAQSAELARVQAALQLNEGSAVRAVEVLLAVADAARPILVEAFHAARSAGVPELVARVAARARTLPTGPHDTLAAAAALYGDEDGDGHGDGDGDGGGRGTVREWPFGGAARDGDLLFSERFLAAHATHALADHGLARDLATLLLAHCRAQGLLGWQATSLHLLAEARLALGELESAATGAAEGLRIAQYAGLDHRACYLRTTLAACAAIEGDEPRSRELAETALAHATAHDLGAAVLHAHHALALNHLGGGDPAQALAHLDHPLTGPPVLNAFLLPDLVEAAARSGADRTAVAATARAQAWAARSATPAAHALAARCRALTSTDAHAEAAFDSAVALGEQAGGSLELARTRLLHGEWLRRRKRRSDARRVLREAMEAFEKAGARPWAERARAELRGTGEVIDATSATATPLGRLTPQEREVVRLAAAGHSNREIAAQLFLSPRTVGHHLYRAFPKLGVASRDQLAHALGEPPTRQKTG, encoded by the coding sequence ATGCTCTACGGTCGGGACGGGGAATCGGGCCTGCTCAGAGGCCTGTTGGCGGAGGCGGCGGGCGGCACCAGCGCGGCACTGGTGCTGTACGGGGAGGCCGGCATCGGCAAGACCGCGCTCCTCGACGAGCTGGCCGCCGGCGCCGGGCGGGCCCGGGTGCTGCGCACCGTCGGCATCGAGGCGGAGACCGAACTTCCCTTCGCCGCCCTGCACCAGCTGCTGCGCCCCGCGCTCGACCGGCTCGGCGTCCTGCCCGGGCCGCAGGCGGACGCGCTGCGTTCGGCCTTCGGCCTGGCGGCGGCCGGCGGGCAGGACCGCTTCCTGACCGGCCTCGCCGTCCTCACCCTGCTGTCCGAGCACGCGGGCGAGGACCCGGTGCTCTGCCTGGTCGACGACGCGCAGTGGCTCGACCGACCGTCGCTCGACGCCCTCGCCTTCGCGGCCCGGCGGCTGGACGCCGAGGGCGTGGTGATGGTCTTCGCGATGCGCGAACCGCAGCCGCTCGGCCTGCCCGAGCTGCGCCTGGACGCCCTCGACCCGGCCGCCGTCACCGCGCTGCTCGACGGCCGGGACGCCGCCGGGCTCCCGCCGCACGTCCGCGAGCGGATCGCCGCCGAGGCCGCCGGCAACCCGCTCGCCCTGATCGAGCTGCCGCGCTCGCTCAGCGCCGAGCAGCGGACCGGCCTGCTCGGACCGCTGCCCGCCGCACCCGGCGACCCCAGCCCGTCCAACCGGGTCCGCGCCGCGTTCGGCGCCCGGATCGACCGGCTCCCGGCCCCGACCCGCGCCGCGCTGCTGGTCGCCGCCGCCGACGACACCGGCGACCTGGCGACCGTGCTGCGCGCCGCCGGGGCCACGCCGGAGGCCCTCGAAGCGGCCGAGACCGCCGACCTGATACGCCTCGACGGCACCACCCTGGTCTTCCGCCACCCGCTGGTCCGCGCCGCCGCCTACCGCAGCGCCACCCTCGCCCGGCGGATCGCCGCCCACCGGGCCCTCGCCGACACCCTCGACGGCGCGGAACACGCCGACCGCCGGGCCTGGCACCGGGCGGCCGCCGCCACCGCACCCGACGAGACGGTCGCCCGGGAGCTCGACCTGGCCGCCGAACGCGCCACCGGCCGCCAGGGCACCGCCAGCGCCTCCGCCGCCCACGAACGCGCCTCCCAGCTCAGCCCCGACCCCGCCGACCGCCGGCGCCGTCTGGTCGCCGCGGCCCAGGCCGCCGCCGACGCCGGACAGTTCCAGCGGGTCGCCGCCCTGCTGGAGCGCACCGAGGACGCCGCGCAGAGCGCCGAACTCGCCCGCGTCCAGGCCGCGCTGCAACTCAACGAGGGATCGGCGGTACGGGCCGTCGAGGTGCTGCTCGCCGTCGCGGACGCCGCCCGGCCGATCCTCGTCGAAGCCTTCCACGCCGCCCGGTCGGCCGGGGTGCCCGAGCTGGTCGCACGCGTCGCGGCCCGGGCCCGCACGCTGCCGACCGGCCCGCACGACACCCTCGCCGCCGCGGCCGCCCTCTACGGCGACGAGGACGGGGACGGCCACGGGGACGGCGACGGGGACGGCGGCGGCCGCGGAACGGTGCGGGAGTGGCCCTTCGGAGGAGCGGCGCGCGACGGCGACCTGCTGTTCAGCGAACGCTTCCTGGCCGCCCACGCCACCCACGCGCTCGCCGACCACGGCCTCGCCCGCGACCTCGCCACCCTGCTGCTCGCCCACTGCCGGGCCCAGGGCCTGCTCGGCTGGCAGGCCACCAGCCTGCACCTGCTCGCCGAGGCCCGACTCGCCCTCGGCGAGCTGGAATCCGCGGCCACCGGAGCCGCCGAGGGCCTGCGGATCGCCCAGTACGCCGGACTCGACCACCGCGCCTGCTACCTGCGCACCACGCTCGCCGCCTGCGCCGCCATCGAAGGCGACGAACCGCGCAGCCGCGAGCTCGCCGAGACCGCCCTCGCCCACGCCACCGCCCACGACCTCGGCGCGGCCGTCCTGCACGCGCACCACGCCCTGGCCCTCAACCACCTCGGCGGCGGCGACCCCGCGCAGGCCCTCGCCCACCTCGACCACCCCCTCACCGGGCCACCCGTCCTCAACGCCTTCCTGCTGCCCGACCTCGTCGAGGCCGCCGCGCGGAGCGGCGCCGACCGGACCGCCGTCGCGGCCACCGCCCGCGCCCAGGCCTGGGCCGCCCGGTCCGCCACCCCCGCCGCACACGCGCTCGCCGCCCGCTGCCGCGCCCTGACCAGCACCGACGCACACGCCGAGGCGGCGTTCGACTCGGCCGTGGCACTCGGCGAGCAGGCCGGCGGCAGCCTGGAACTCGCCCGCACCCGCCTGCTCCACGGCGAATGGCTGCGCCGCCGCAAGCGCCGCTCCGACGCGCGGCGCGTGCTGCGCGAGGCGATGGAGGCCTTCGAGAAGGCCGGCGCCCGGCCGTGGGCCGAACGCGCCCGCGCCGAACTGCGCGGCACCGGCGAGGTGATCGACGCCACCAGCGCCACCGCCACCCCGCTCGGCCGGCTCACCCCGCAGGAACGCGAGGTCGTCCGCCTCGCCGCCGCGGGCCACAGCAACCGGGAGATCGCCGCCCAGCTCTTCCTCAGCCCCCGCACCGTCGGCCACCACCTCTACCGGGCCTTCCCCAAGCTCGGCGTCGCCTCCCGCGACCAGCTCGCGCACGCCCTGGGCGAACCGCCGACCAGGCAGAAAACCGGCTGA
- a CDS encoding GNAT family N-acetyltransferase gives MTFTIETARLRLRPYTREEAELIVAGGRPESAWCAGFPREDDRDVARMFLGLPEGEPLFGPLMIELQSTDQVIGGIGLFGPPDESGTVGLGYGVAPEVEGRGYATEALLGLLHTAFADERVRRAVADTTHDNLGSQRVLEKAGLRRTSSDETLHHYSLTN, from the coding sequence GTGACCTTCACCATCGAGACCGCCCGGCTGCGCCTGCGCCCGTACACCCGGGAGGAGGCCGAGCTGATCGTGGCCGGCGGGCGGCCCGAGAGCGCCTGGTGCGCGGGCTTCCCCCGGGAGGACGACCGGGACGTGGCCCGGATGTTCCTCGGGCTGCCGGAGGGCGAGCCGCTCTTCGGCCCCCTGATGATCGAACTGCAGAGCACCGACCAGGTGATCGGCGGGATCGGCCTGTTCGGCCCGCCGGACGAGTCCGGCACCGTCGGGCTCGGGTACGGCGTGGCGCCCGAGGTCGAGGGCCGCGGCTACGCCACCGAGGCGCTGCTGGGCCTGCTGCACACGGCGTTCGCGGACGAGCGGGTCCGGCGCGCGGTCGCCGACACCACCCACGACAACCTCGGCTCCCAGCGGGTGCTGGAGAAGGCCGGCCTGCGGCGGACCTCCTCCGACGAGACCCTCCACCACTACTCCCTCACCAACTGA
- a CDS encoding dihydrofolate reductase family protein: MRTLTYYVATTLDGFIAGADGGDPSGPDGFFPVTPDYLEHIVTHYPETLPGPARAALGVTAPGTRFDTVVEGRRSYQIGLDAGVADAYPHLRHLVFSRTLTESPDPAVELVADDPVAKVRELKSEDGGGIWLVGGAELAGALYGEIDELVLKVSPVTVGAGIPLFAGKHGTDPRTFALADQVVLPGGAMFLTYTRR, from the coding sequence ATGCGCACCCTGACCTACTACGTCGCCACCACCCTGGACGGCTTCATCGCGGGCGCCGACGGCGGCGACCCCAGCGGGCCCGACGGGTTCTTCCCCGTCACCCCGGACTACCTGGAGCACATCGTCACCCACTACCCGGAGACCCTTCCCGGCCCGGCCCGCGCGGCGCTCGGCGTCACCGCGCCCGGGACGCGCTTCGACACCGTCGTGGAGGGCCGCCGCTCGTACCAGATCGGGCTGGACGCCGGCGTCGCCGACGCCTACCCGCACCTGCGCCACCTGGTGTTCTCCCGGACCCTCACCGAGAGCCCCGACCCGGCCGTCGAACTGGTCGCCGACGACCCGGTGGCGAAGGTCCGGGAGCTCAAGTCCGAGGACGGCGGCGGCATCTGGCTGGTCGGCGGCGCCGAGCTGGCCGGCGCGCTGTACGGCGAGATCGACGAACTGGTGCTCAAGGTCAGCCCGGTCACCGTCGGCGCGGGCATCCCGCTGTTCGCAGGCAAGCACGGCACCGACCCGCGCACCTTCGCACTCGCCGACCAGGTGGTGCTGCCGGGCGGCGCCATGTTCCTCACGTACACCCGCCGCTGA